The genomic stretch ATATCTGCAATTTTAGAAACGGATTTTTCTAAAAGCGTTTGCCTCGCTTCCATTTCTTTAGCCAATTGTTTCTGTCTTTTTCCTGACTTTTCTGAGCAATATTTACTACAAAACCTAGCAGTAACTTTTTTCGCTTCAAATGGTTTTTCACAAAATTCGCAAAGTTTTGGTATTCTAAGATTACTAAAGCCCATAAAACAACTATTTTAAAGAATAAAAATCAAGCTAGACCGAATAAGACATAATAAGACGCAGAAATTCCATTATTAAGACGCGGTACAAATGAGATACAAAATTACGACAAAAATCGATTAAAATCAACTATTAATAAAAAATACAAAAACAAAAAAAATCGCTGTAAACATTACATTTACAGCGATTTGCTAATTTATTTCAATCGATATTAATCGATGATAATTGCTACTTACTTGACTTCTTCAAAGTCTGCATCCTGAACATCTTCTGCTCCGTTTGCCTGACCTTGAGTTTGTTGAGCTCCTGCATCTGCACCTTGTCCTTGTGCATACATTTCTTCTGAAGCTGCCATCCAAGCTGCATCTAAAGCTTCAGTTTTAGCTTTTACATCGTCTCCGTTTTTAGCTTCGAAAGCTGCTTTCAATTCTGTGTGAGCTGTTTCGATAGCTGCTTTTTTGTCAGCAGATAATTTATCACCAAACTCTTTCAATTGCTTTTCAGTCTGGAAGATCAATCCGTCAGCTTTGTTGAAAATTTCAACTTCTTCTTTTCTCTTGTTATCGGCTGCAGAGTTTTCCTGAGCTTCTTTTTTCATTCTTTCGATTTCCTCGTCAGAAAGACCTGAAGAAGCCTGAATTTTAATAGACTGCTCTTTACCGGTTCCTTTATCTTTAGCAGAAACGCTCAAGATTCCGTTTGCATCGATATCGAAAGTTACTTCAATCTGAGGAACACCTCTTTGTGCTGGTGGAATATCTGTAAGGTCAAATCTACCAATCTCTTTATTATCGTTGAACATTGGTCTCTCACCCTGTCCTACTCTGATGCTTACAGCCGGCTGATTGTCAGAAGCTGTAGAGAATACTTCAGATTTTTTAGTTGGGATTGTAGTGTTTGCATCAATTAATTTAGTGAAAACAGAACCCATTGTTTCGATACCTAAAGAAAGTGGCGTAACGTCTAATAAAAGAACGTCAGTTACATCTCCAGTTAAAACTCCACCTTGGATTGCTGCACCAATTGCTACAACCTCATCCGGGTTAACACCTTTTGAAGGTTTTTTACCGAAGAATTTTTCAACTTCTTCCTGGATGATTGGGATTCTTGTAGAACCACCTACCAAGATTACTTCGTCGATATCCGAGATAGAAAGACCTGCATCAGAAAGTGCTTTTTTACAAGGCTCCATAGATCTTCTTACCAAATCTGCAGATAACTGCTCAAATTTAGCTTTAGTTAAAGTCTTCACTAAGTGTTTAGGACCTGTAGCTGTAGCTGTGATATAAGGAAGATTGATTTCAGTTTGAGGAGAAGAAGACAATTCAATTTTTGCTTTTTCAGCTGCTTCTTTCAATCTTTGTAATGCAATTGCATCACCTTTAAGATCTACCCCTTCTTCAGCTTTGAATTCGTCTGCCATCCAGTTGATAATTACATCATCAAAGTCATCACCTCCTAAGTGTGTATCACCATTTGTAGATAATACTTCGAAAACGCCGTCACCTAAATCAAGGATAGAAACGTCGAAAGTACCACCACCAAGGTCATAAACAGCGATTTTTTGATCTTTGTGAGATTTATCCATACCATAAGCCAAAGCTGCTGCTGTAGGCTCGTTGATAATTCTTTCTACTTTAAGACCAGCGATTTCTCCTGCTTCTTTTGTAGCTTGTCTCTGAGCATCATTAAAGTAAGCCGGAACAGTGATTACCGCTCTTGTTACTTCCTGTCCAAGATAATCTTCAGCAGTTTTCTTCATTTTCTGAAGAATCATTGCAGAAATTTCCTGTGGAGTATATTCTCTGTCGTCAATTTTTACTTTTACCGTATCATTTGGTCCGCTTACCACTGCGTAAGGCACTCTTGAAACTTCAGAAGCATCATCTTTGAAATGTGTTCCGATGAATCTTTTGATAGAATATACAGTTTTGTTAGGGTTTGTTACAGCCTGTCTTTTTGCAGGATCACCTACTTTTCTTTCACCATCTTCTGTAAACGCTACGATAGAAGGTGTTGTTCTTTTTCCTTCTGCATTAGGGATAACTACAGCATCTTTACCTTCCATTACTGCAACGCAAGAGTTGGTTGTACCTAAGTCAATTCCGATTATTTTACTCATAATATTTATATTTTTTCTAATTTTTAAATTTGATTACACTCTCACTTTCTCAATATCTGTACCATTAGAATTTTTGTGACAAATTGACAGTTTCAATTATTTTTAAATAAAACCGAGACAAATTTTAAACATAAAATGTTATATGATGACAGTAATAAACTTATTTTTTACCGTAAAAAGAGACAAAGATTTTTGATATGTTTAACAGATATTCAAAAGTTTACAAGATCCTCCGACAAGCTCATGATGAAATTATTTAGATTTTTTTGTAATCATCGATGGTGTCATGCCGAGCCTGTCGAAGTCTTCAAAACTGATATATTCTGTTGCTTTCAAAATTTTCCTGTAAACCTAAGTGACTTATGTGTTTAAAAATAATTTCACTGTTTTACTGACTTTTCCTTCAACTAAAAATTTAATTAAGAATTAACTTTAGAATCTTCTGAAAGAACAGTTTTATTAGTATTTTTGATAAATTTTATACACAAATATGTCTTTACATTTTAATCCCAGAGATGTTACCTGGTTAGCATTTAACGAAAGAGTATTACAGGAAGCGATGGACGAAAACGTGCCACTTCATCTTAGAATTCGTTTTCTTGGGATTTTCTCAAATAATCTTGATGAGTTTTTCAGAGTACGTGTTGCCGGTCTGAAGCGTGCGATGGATTTTAAAGAAAAAGTAATTGCCGAATCATTTTATCAGCCGCCTTCGAAAATTCTTCAGAGAATTAACGAGATTGTTATGACTCAACAAGCTGACTTCGATAAAACCTGGAAAAAAATTCAGCTTGAGATGGCAGACCAGAAGGTTTTCATTAAAACTTCAAGAAACCTCACTGCCAAACAGAAAGAATTTGTACGACAATATTTTGATGAAGTGGTAGAAGCCAACGTTATCCCGATTCTTCTTCACGAAAACACTCCAATGCCCTACATGAGAGACAAAAGTCTTTATCTGGGTGTTGCGATGAGAAAAAAAGACTGGAATTATCACAGCAATTATGCAATTATTGAAATTCCGTCGCGTTTTGTAGGAAGATTTGTACTGTTGCCAACAGAAGATCCTGAAGAAAAAAACGTGATGCTGCTTGAGGACGTTATCACATTCAACTTACCGCATATTTTCTCTTATTTCGGATATGACGAGTTCTCTGCCAATGCTTTTAAAGTAACCAAAGATGCAGAAATGGATATTGATAACGACATCAAAACCAATTTTGCCGAAAAAATAGAAAAAGGGCTTAAAAACCGTAGAAAAGGAAAACCGACCCGGTTTGTTTTCGATAAAGACATGGATAAAGCAATGCTCGAATTGCTGATCCGAAAATTAAATTTAAGCAAAAAAGACAGTATTATTCCTGGCGGAAAGATCCACAATTTCAAACATTTTATGGATTTCCCCGATGTCATTGAATACAGCAAAAAACCGGTAGAAAGAACGTCTTTTACGCATCAGGCTTTTGAGCATGGCGAAAGAGTGACAGATGTTATTCTGAAACAAGATGTTTTATTGAGCTTTCCCTATCATACCTACACACCGGTAATCGACCTTTTGCGTGAAGCTGCAATGGATCCTGATGTGAAATCGATTCAGATTACCGCTTACCGTTTGGCAAGTAATTCAAAAATAAGCAATGCGTTGATCTACGCTGCCAGAAATGGTAAAGAAGTGACCGTTATGCTCGAGCTCCAGGCAAGATTTGATGAAGAATCGAATTTGATGTGGAAAGAAATGTTTGAGCCTGAAGGAATCACTGTTTTAATCGGAATTCCTGACAAAAAAGTACACGCCAAACTTTGCATTATTAAAAAACGAGCACACAATAAAACCCTACAATATGGTTTTGTAAGCACCGGAAACTTTAATGAAAAAACGGCTAAAATATATGGTGATCATTTGATAATGACTTCAGACAGAGGCATTATGGCAGATATTAATAAAGTATTTACCGTTCTGAAAAAACCAAAAGAAGATTATCTGTCGGTTCTGAAGACCTGCAAAAACTTGTTGGTTTGTCCGCTATTTATGCGCGAAAAAATTGAGCATTATATTGATAAAGAAATTGAAGAAGCCAAAGCCGGAAGAAAAGCAGAAATGATCATTAAGGCAAATTCGGTAAGTGACCGTGCTTTAATTATCAAAATGTACGAGGCAGCGCAAGCCGGTGTAGTAATAAGAGTGATTGTGAGGGGAATTTATTGTGCCATTAATCAAAAAGATTTTAAACAGAAAATAAAAGCAATAAGCATTGTTGATGAATATCTGGAGCATGCAAGAGTAATGTATTTTTACAATAAAGGCTCTGAAGATATCTATATTTCTTCTGCCGACTGGATGAATAGGAATTTGGATCACCGAATTGAAGCAGCGGTAAAAATTTCCGATAAAAATCTTAAAAAAGAGCTGAAAGATATTCTTGATATTCAGTTAAAGGATAATGTAAAAGCAAGAATTTTAGACAAAAAACTGAGCAACGAATACATCAGCAACGGTGAAAAAGAATGCCGCTCTCAGATTGAAACGTATAAATATCTGAAAGCAAAAACTACTGTAAAATAGCCTCAATAAAAGGGTACGAAATAATATTTTGTAAATTCGTCTTTAAAAACACAAATTTTAAAATTTTAAACAACTGAAATTCAATAAAATACAATCAAATGATCATTGCAGCGATAGACATAGGAAGTAATGCGGCCCGACTTTTAATCAATGAGGTAAAAATTCAAAATGGAAAGCCTGAATATATTAAATTAAATCTACTGCGAATACCTCTGCGATTGGGAATGGATGTATTCACTCTTGGAAAAATCGGCGAAGAAAGAGAAAAAATGGTCTTAGATTCTATGAAGATTTTCAGTGATTTGATGAAAGTTTACAAAGTAGAACATTACAGAGCCTGCGCTACAAGTGCGATGCGTGATGCCGAAAATGGGAATGAAATTATCGAAAAAGTAAAAAATCATGCAAATCTTACAATAGAAATTATTTCCGGAGACGAAGAAGCAACTTTAGTTTACGAAAATCACGTTGCAGAAGGTCTCGACAAAGATTTCGCTTATCTT from Chryseobacterium indoltheticum encodes the following:
- the dnaK gene encoding molecular chaperone DnaK, with translation MSKIIGIDLGTTNSCVAVMEGKDAVVIPNAEGKRTTPSIVAFTEDGERKVGDPAKRQAVTNPNKTVYSIKRFIGTHFKDDASEVSRVPYAVVSGPNDTVKVKIDDREYTPQEISAMILQKMKKTAEDYLGQEVTRAVITVPAYFNDAQRQATKEAGEIAGLKVERIINEPTAAALAYGMDKSHKDQKIAVYDLGGGTFDVSILDLGDGVFEVLSTNGDTHLGGDDFDDVIINWMADEFKAEEGVDLKGDAIALQRLKEAAEKAKIELSSSPQTEINLPYITATATGPKHLVKTLTKAKFEQLSADLVRRSMEPCKKALSDAGLSISDIDEVILVGGSTRIPIIQEEVEKFFGKKPSKGVNPDEVVAIGAAIQGGVLTGDVTDVLLLDVTPLSLGIETMGSVFTKLIDANTTIPTKKSEVFSTASDNQPAVSIRVGQGERPMFNDNKEIGRFDLTDIPPAQRGVPQIEVTFDIDANGILSVSAKDKGTGKEQSIKIQASSGLSDEEIERMKKEAQENSAADNKRKEEVEIFNKADGLIFQTEKQLKEFGDKLSADKKAAIETAHTELKAAFEAKNGDDVKAKTEALDAAWMAASEEMYAQGQGADAGAQQTQGQANGAEDVQDADFEEVK
- the ppk1 gene encoding polyphosphate kinase 1, translated to MSLHFNPRDVTWLAFNERVLQEAMDENVPLHLRIRFLGIFSNNLDEFFRVRVAGLKRAMDFKEKVIAESFYQPPSKILQRINEIVMTQQADFDKTWKKIQLEMADQKVFIKTSRNLTAKQKEFVRQYFDEVVEANVIPILLHENTPMPYMRDKSLYLGVAMRKKDWNYHSNYAIIEIPSRFVGRFVLLPTEDPEEKNVMLLEDVITFNLPHIFSYFGYDEFSANAFKVTKDAEMDIDNDIKTNFAEKIEKGLKNRRKGKPTRFVFDKDMDKAMLELLIRKLNLSKKDSIIPGGKIHNFKHFMDFPDVIEYSKKPVERTSFTHQAFEHGERVTDVILKQDVLLSFPYHTYTPVIDLLREAAMDPDVKSIQITAYRLASNSKISNALIYAARNGKEVTVMLELQARFDEESNLMWKEMFEPEGITVLIGIPDKKVHAKLCIIKKRAHNKTLQYGFVSTGNFNEKTAKIYGDHLIMTSDRGIMADINKVFTVLKKPKEDYLSVLKTCKNLLVCPLFMREKIEHYIDKEIEEAKAGRKAEMIIKANSVSDRALIIKMYEAAQAGVVIRVIVRGIYCAINQKDFKQKIKAISIVDEYLEHARVMYFYNKGSEDIYISSADWMNRNLDHRIEAAVKISDKNLKKELKDILDIQLKDNVKARILDKKLSNEYISNGEKECRSQIETYKYLKAKTTVK